The following proteins come from a genomic window of Flavobacterium crocinum:
- the gap gene encoding type I glyceraldehyde-3-phosphate dehydrogenase: protein MKTRIAINGFGRIGRNLFRLLLNHPEIEVVAINDIADNKTMSHLIKYDSIHGVLPFDVSHDENSIIVDGRHFFFFHEKNISNLDWKSHSIDIVIESTGKYKTHEELNRHLEAGAKKVILSAPSEVDTIKTVVLGVNETILDGHENIVSNASCTTNNAAPMIKIIEELCGIEQAYITTIHSFTTDQSLHDQPHKDLRRARGASQSIVPTTTGAAKALTKIFPKLHNKMGGCGIRVPVPDGSLTDITFNVKRAVSIEEINKAFKEASKTSLKGILDYTEDPIVSVDVIGNTHSCLFDAQLTSVIDKMVKVVGWYDNEIGYSSRLIDLILLIRKK from the coding sequence TTGAAAACAAGAATTGCCATTAACGGATTTGGAAGAATCGGAAGAAATTTATTTCGTCTCCTTTTAAATCACCCTGAAATTGAAGTTGTTGCTATAAATGATATTGCAGATAACAAAACGATGTCACATTTAATTAAATATGACAGTATTCATGGTGTTCTGCCTTTTGACGTAAGTCATGACGAGAACAGTATTATTGTAGATGGCAGACATTTTTTCTTTTTTCATGAAAAAAACATTTCAAATTTAGACTGGAAATCACATTCGATTGACATTGTAATTGAATCAACAGGAAAATATAAAACACACGAAGAATTAAACAGACATCTCGAAGCAGGTGCCAAAAAAGTAATTCTTTCTGCTCCTTCTGAAGTAGATACTATAAAAACGGTAGTTTTGGGTGTAAACGAAACTATTCTTGATGGTCACGAAAATATTGTTTCTAATGCAAGCTGTACTACAAACAACGCAGCTCCAATGATTAAAATCATCGAAGAGTTATGTGGTATTGAGCAGGCTTACATAACAACAATACATTCTTTTACAACAGATCAAAGTCTTCATGACCAGCCACATAAGGATTTACGACGTGCGAGAGGTGCAAGTCAGTCAATTGTTCCAACAACTACTGGTGCAGCTAAGGCATTAACAAAAATTTTTCCTAAATTGCACAACAAAATGGGAGGCTGCGGCATTAGAGTTCCAGTTCCTGACGGTTCATTAACAGATATCACTTTTAATGTAAAACGCGCCGTAAGCATTGAAGAAATAAATAAAGCATTTAAAGAAGCCTCAAAAACAAGTTTAAAAGGAATATTAGATTACACCGAAGATCCAATTGTCTCGGTAGATGTAATTGGCAATACACATTCTTGTTTATTTGACGCTCAGCTTACTTCAGTTATCGATAAAATGGTAAAGGTAGTAGGCTGGTATGATAACGAGATTGGCTATTCATCAAGATTGATCGATTTAATTTTACTCATAAGAAAAAAATAA
- a CDS encoding ATP-binding protein, with amino-acid sequence MKYCLFIVVCFLTSSLYSQTIKNTDSVVYYNKLANSNLNNKKYDEAAAFTQKSINFCEVHGQKENVANQTLKLGKIFYNQGKLEDALKNFHKTVSIYDTLKPSCIKALALYYVGVANTAKGDYKTADVYYTKAQDLLKELNITDHAEALNYQKALAQKRNNDLVLAAKTFRNITKKPNNPGIIKTKVDSYYQLGLIETQLKRNDSAMIYFDKALDYNEKSNDLLKKSKIVLAISQYYKQNKNYDMAYSFLDEHYQLENYLLKLKNAKVDLNEFEKFKKNQSLNNTIKRESEEKIQLKTYRYSKLVSILAIALISILSLLSLALYKNNIIRNQNNLLLREKNKELILAKNKAEKASKARSEFLSTVSHELRTPLNAINGITHILLEDNPKKKQLKYLESLKFSGNYLTTFINEILEINKIDSTKVEVETISFNLKELLFNIQSSLKELATANKNYFNLEVDKSIPDSLMGDPTKLSQIILNLINNALKFTQNGHVSVIAKLYSQEEDTATIYFEIVDTGIGIPEDKLQTVFESFSQGSIEVNRKYGGTGLGLTIVKKLIELLGGEIKLKSEVGKGSTFTFKLNFKINHEPLEVIEEVKPYSDTQLKNKSILLIEDNKINQMITRKMLENKDISCEIIDNGEDAVELLKVKRFDMVLMDVHLPGINGTTATKLIREFDKSTPIIALTAISLDENRDMLLSFGMDDVITKPFVPDEFYTTIAKFFD; translated from the coding sequence ATGAAATACTGTCTTTTTATTGTTGTTTGTTTTCTTACTTCATCTTTGTATTCTCAAACCATAAAGAATACAGACAGCGTTGTGTATTATAACAAACTGGCAAACTCTAATCTTAACAATAAAAAGTATGATGAGGCGGCGGCTTTTACTCAAAAATCCATTAATTTTTGCGAAGTACACGGGCAAAAAGAAAATGTAGCCAATCAAACTCTAAAGCTTGGCAAAATTTTTTATAATCAGGGGAAACTTGAAGATGCTTTAAAAAACTTTCACAAAACCGTTTCCATATACGATACACTAAAACCAAGTTGTATTAAAGCTTTAGCACTATATTATGTTGGAGTAGCAAATACAGCAAAAGGCGACTACAAAACTGCTGATGTCTATTATACAAAAGCTCAGGATTTATTAAAAGAGCTTAATATAACAGATCATGCTGAAGCATTGAATTATCAAAAAGCATTAGCACAAAAGAGAAACAATGATCTTGTCCTGGCCGCAAAAACTTTCAGGAATATAACTAAAAAACCAAATAATCCGGGGATTATAAAAACAAAAGTAGATTCTTACTATCAGCTTGGCTTAATTGAAACTCAGCTGAAAAGGAACGATTCTGCTATGATTTATTTTGATAAAGCGTTAGATTACAACGAAAAAAGCAATGATCTTTTAAAAAAATCTAAAATCGTATTAGCTATAAGCCAGTATTATAAACAGAATAAAAATTATGATATGGCTTATTCTTTTTTAGACGAGCACTATCAACTGGAAAATTATCTTTTAAAACTAAAAAATGCTAAAGTTGATTTAAACGAATTCGAAAAATTCAAAAAAAATCAGTCTTTAAATAATACTATAAAAAGAGAAAGTGAAGAAAAAATTCAGCTTAAAACCTATCGCTATTCAAAGTTAGTCAGCATTCTTGCTATTGCTTTAATTTCGATTTTGTCTCTTTTAAGTTTGGCTTTATATAAAAACAATATTATCAGAAATCAGAATAATTTACTGCTTCGCGAAAAAAATAAAGAACTGATTTTAGCTAAAAACAAAGCCGAAAAAGCGTCAAAAGCAAGATCTGAATTCTTATCGACAGTAAGCCACGAATTAAGAACACCACTGAATGCAATCAACGGAATTACACATATTCTGTTGGAAGACAATCCAAAGAAAAAACAATTAAAATATCTGGAATCGTTAAAGTTTTCAGGCAATTACCTGACTACTTTTATTAATGAGATTTTGGAAATTAACAAAATTGATTCAACTAAAGTTGAGGTAGAAACGATCAGCTTTAATTTGAAAGAACTGTTATTTAACATTCAGAGTTCCTTAAAAGAATTAGCTACTGCTAATAAAAACTATTTCAATTTAGAAGTAGACAAATCAATTCCGGATAGTTTAATGGGGGATCCAACAAAACTGTCGCAAATTATATTAAACCTGATTAATAACGCTTTAAAATTTACCCAAAACGGACATGTAAGCGTTATTGCTAAACTATATTCTCAAGAAGAGGACACTGCTACAATTTACTTTGAAATTGTGGATACAGGAATCGGAATTCCTGAGGATAAGCTTCAAACTGTTTTCGAAAGTTTCTCACAGGGATCTATTGAAGTAAACCGAAAATACGGCGGAACTGGTCTTGGACTTACTATTGTAAAAAAACTAATCGAACTCCTTGGAGGAGAAATAAAACTTAAAAGTGAAGTGGGTAAAGGTTCTACTTTTACCTTCAAATTAAATTTTAAAATTAACCACGAACCATTGGAAGTAATTGAAGAAGTAAAACCATATAGTGACACACAATTGAAAAACAAATCTATTTTATTGATTGAGGACAATAAAATCAATCAAATGATAACTCGAAAAATGCTTGAAAACAAAGACATTAGTTGTGAAATCATTGATAACGGAGAAGATGCTGTTGAGCTTTTAAAGGTCAAACGTTTTGATATGGTTTTGATGGATGTTCACCTTCCTGGCATTAACGGTACAACAGCGACCAAATTAATTCGGGAATTTGATAAATCGACTCCGATTATCGCACTGACTGCTATTTCGCTCGACGAAAATCGTGACATGCTTCTTTCCTTTGGAATGGATGATGTTATTACCAAACCATTTGTTCCGGATGAATTCTACACTACTATTGCTAAATTTTTTGATTAA
- a CDS encoding LamG domain-containing protein, whose translation MRSFWIILILLNSVLLQAQKTVDNQFDKDLILYLPLNGNIEDASSLKNSSYSHSIQPVKDRSQNTNGAFYFGNGGSISIDNVSNFNGLTAFTITGWIYLDKYTEHNTIISKVDPGRDFNLQVQKDGTLNFHTYKNGYIHFNSQEKIPLNQWVQVTFIYTGKIFQMYINGEQKKFTINFEGAILPMEELKFNFSWTGEKLTIGDLYPYGYENLSGAIDDLRVYKRVLSFSEIKKMYVAKNNDQGVTYPLGDFNNSGQYKHVIDNDTFQIGVPADQKEIIDPPLQEIKLEK comes from the coding sequence ATGCGTAGTTTTTGGATAATTTTAATTTTGTTGAATAGTGTTTTGTTACAAGCACAAAAAACAGTTGATAATCAGTTTGATAAAGATTTGATTTTGTATTTGCCCTTAAATGGGAATATAGAGGATGCAAGTTCTTTAAAAAATAGTTCTTACTCTCATTCTATTCAGCCGGTAAAAGACAGAAGTCAGAATACTAATGGAGCATTTTATTTTGGAAATGGTGGTTCTATCAGTATTGATAATGTATCCAATTTTAATGGATTAACTGCTTTTACAATCACTGGCTGGATTTATCTTGATAAGTATACTGAACATAATACAATTATTTCTAAAGTAGACCCGGGAAGAGACTTTAATTTACAGGTTCAGAAAGACGGAACACTTAATTTTCATACCTATAAAAATGGTTATATCCACTTTAATTCTCAGGAAAAGATTCCGTTAAATCAATGGGTTCAGGTAACTTTTATTTATACTGGCAAAATATTTCAGATGTACATAAACGGAGAACAAAAAAAGTTCACGATTAATTTTGAAGGTGCAATTCTTCCCATGGAAGAGCTTAAATTTAATTTTTCATGGACTGGAGAGAAGCTGACTATAGGAGATTTGTATCCTTACGGTTATGAGAATCTTAGTGGAGCTATTGATGATCTTAGGGTTTATAAAAGAGTATTGTCTTTTAGTGAAATCAAAAAGATGTATGTCGCAAAAAATAATGATCAGGGAGTAACATATCCTCTAGGTGATTTTAATAACTCAGGACAATATAAACACGTTATTGATAATGATACGTTTCAAATTGGAGTTCCTGCAGATCAGAAAGAAATAATTGATCCGCCTTTGCAGGAAATCAAGCTTGAAAAATAA
- the rluF gene encoding 23S rRNA pseudouridine(2604) synthase RluF codes for MEENLKRLNKFIGETGYCSRREADKLIEEGRVTLNGAVAEMGTKVSSNDEVRIDGKLIVEKNEKMIYLAFNKPVGIECTTNLEVKNNIVDYINYPKRIFPIGRLDKASEGLIFMTNDGDIVNKILRARNNHEKEYTVTVNKPITERFIQRMGNGVPILDTVTKKCKVEQISKYTFKIILTQGLNRQIRRMSEYLGYEVTALKRIRIINISLDVPVGRYRDLTDDEIKELNQLIEPSSKTEEASLPKVETPNRSSNPNSSRRTTYISKNDPRFKKRGGQ; via the coding sequence ATGGAAGAAAATTTAAAACGTCTTAATAAATTTATTGGAGAAACCGGTTATTGTTCTCGCCGTGAAGCCGATAAATTAATCGAAGAAGGTCGCGTAACTTTAAATGGTGCTGTCGCTGAAATGGGAACCAAAGTTTCCTCAAATGATGAAGTACGCATAGACGGAAAATTAATCGTTGAAAAAAACGAAAAAATGATTTATCTGGCATTCAACAAACCTGTCGGAATTGAATGTACGACTAATCTTGAAGTCAAAAACAATATTGTAGATTATATTAATTATCCGAAACGAATTTTCCCTATTGGAAGACTGGATAAAGCCAGTGAAGGATTAATTTTTATGACTAATGACGGAGACATCGTAAACAAGATTCTTCGCGCAAGAAATAACCACGAAAAAGAATATACCGTTACTGTAAACAAACCTATCACGGAACGTTTTATACAAAGAATGGGAAATGGTGTTCCGATTTTGGATACCGTTACCAAAAAATGTAAAGTCGAACAAATCAGTAAATATACGTTCAAGATTATTCTAACGCAGGGATTAAACCGTCAAATTAGAAGAATGTCCGAATATTTAGGGTATGAAGTTACAGCGCTAAAACGTATCCGGATTATTAATATTTCTTTGGATGTTCCCGTTGGGCGTTATCGTGATCTAACCGATGATGAAATTAAAGAATTAAACCAGCTGATTGAGCCTTCGAGCAAAACAGAAGAGGCAAGTCTGCCGAAAGTTGAAACTCCAAACAGAAGTTCAAATCCAAATTCAAGCAGAAGAACTACTTATATTTCTAAAAACGATCCCAGATTTAAAAAGAGAGGAGGCCAATAA
- a CDS encoding Nif3-like dinuclear metal center hexameric protein, translating to MKIKNIISVLEEMAPLAYAEDFDNVGLLVGNSETDCTGVLVCHDALENVINEAVSKNCNLVVCFHPILFSGIKKITGKNYVERAVLKAIKNDIAIYAVHTALDNHSAGVNKIFCDALGLKNTKILIPKNNFIQKLVTFTVPDNADKVRNALFEAGAGTIGNYDNCSFNTQGFFTFQGNEDSNPVIGEKGKLHTGEEIKIEVVFEKHLQSRILKALFANHIYEEVAYEIYDLQNQHQNIGLGMIGEFENEMDENDFLHFVKDKMIADGIRHSAFLGKKIKKVAVLGGSGSFAIKNAIQAGADAFLTADLKYHQFYEAENKLLLADIGHFESERYTKNYIVDYLRKKILNFAIILSEENTNPVKYL from the coding sequence ATGAAAATCAAAAATATAATATCTGTCCTCGAAGAAATGGCTCCTTTAGCTTATGCCGAAGATTTTGACAATGTTGGACTTTTAGTAGGAAATTCAGAAACAGATTGCACTGGCGTTTTAGTTTGCCATGATGCATTAGAAAACGTAATTAACGAAGCCGTCTCTAAAAACTGCAATCTTGTAGTTTGCTTTCATCCTATTTTGTTTTCTGGAATTAAAAAAATTACAGGCAAAAATTATGTAGAGCGAGCTGTTTTAAAAGCCATTAAAAATGATATTGCCATCTATGCCGTTCACACTGCTTTAGACAATCATTCGGCTGGAGTAAATAAAATTTTCTGCGATGCTTTAGGTTTGAAAAATACTAAAATATTAATTCCTAAAAATAATTTCATTCAAAAACTAGTCACTTTTACCGTTCCGGATAATGCTGACAAAGTTCGAAATGCATTGTTTGAAGCCGGTGCCGGAACAATTGGAAATTATGATAACTGCAGTTTTAATACGCAGGGATTTTTTACTTTTCAGGGAAATGAAGACAGCAATCCTGTTATTGGTGAAAAAGGAAAGCTTCATACAGGAGAAGAAATCAAAATCGAAGTTGTTTTTGAAAAACATTTACAATCCCGTATTTTAAAAGCACTTTTTGCCAATCATATCTACGAAGAAGTCGCTTATGAAATTTACGATCTGCAGAATCAGCATCAGAATATTGGATTAGGAATGATTGGCGAATTTGAAAATGAAATGGACGAAAATGATTTTCTTCATTTTGTGAAAGATAAAATGATCGCTGACGGAATTCGTCATTCTGCTTTTTTAGGAAAAAAAATAAAAAAAGTAGCCGTGCTTGGAGGGTCTGGAAGTTTCGCCATAAAAAATGCAATTCAGGCTGGAGCCGATGCTTTTTTGACCGCCGATTTGAAGTATCACCAGTTTTATGAAGCTGAAAACAAGTTACTTTTGGCCGATATTGGTCATTTTGAGAGTGAACGCTATACAAAAAATTATATTGTTGATTATCTTCGAAAAAAAATTCTTAATTTTGCAATCATTTTATCGGAAGAAAATACAAATCCAGTTAAGTACTTATAA
- a CDS encoding zinc ribbon domain-containing protein, producing MTNTKELSVEDKLRAIYDLQLIDSRIDEIRNVRGELPLEVEDLEDEVAGLSTRSEKLKGELEVIEEQIKAKKIAIEEHKEVIKKYTKQQESVRNNREFNSLTKEVEFQELEIQLAEKQIKEMKASIEHKKEVISNLKEKLDAKSSHLKHKKSELDAIMAETQKEETFLTEKSAEFSAQIEDRLLAAYNRIRSSVRNGLAVVSIERGASAGSFFTIPPQTQVEIASRKKIITDEHSGRILVDTQLAEEEKEKMEQLFAKF from the coding sequence ATGACGAATACGAAAGAATTAAGTGTTGAGGACAAGTTAAGAGCAATATACGATTTACAGCTTATTGACTCTAGAATTGACGAAATCAGAAACGTTAGAGGAGAACTTCCTTTAGAGGTTGAAGATTTAGAAGATGAAGTTGCAGGTTTGAGCACTCGTTCAGAGAAACTGAAAGGTGAACTTGAAGTGATTGAGGAGCAAATTAAAGCAAAGAAAATTGCTATTGAGGAGCATAAAGAGGTTATTAAAAAGTACACTAAACAACAAGAATCAGTACGTAACAACAGAGAATTTAATTCTTTGACAAAAGAAGTTGAATTTCAGGAATTAGAAATTCAATTGGCTGAAAAGCAAATCAAAGAAATGAAAGCTTCTATCGAGCACAAAAAAGAAGTTATTTCTAACTTAAAAGAAAAACTTGATGCTAAAAGCTCTCATTTAAAACATAAAAAATCTGAACTGGATGCTATTATGGCTGAAACTCAGAAAGAAGAAACTTTCTTAACTGAGAAATCTGCTGAATTTTCTGCGCAAATCGAAGACAGATTATTAGCTGCTTACAACAGAATCAGAAGCAGTGTTCGTAACGGATTAGCAGTAGTTTCTATCGAAAGAGGAGCTTCTGCAGGATCTTTCTTTACAATTCCACCACAAACTCAGGTTGAAATTGCGTCAAGAAAGAAAATCATCACTGATGAGCACTCTGGAAGAATCTTAGTTGATACGCAGTTAGCTGAAGAAGAAAAAGAAAAAATGGAACAATTGTTCGCAAAATTCTAA
- the lpxK gene encoding tetraacyldisaccharide 4'-kinase, producing the protein MNLLRKILFPFAVLYGFITSVRNFLFDKGVLKSTSFDLPVIAVGNLSVGGTGKTPQIEYLIRLLSDKYKVATLSRGYKRKSEGFVLADQTSNAEILGDEPFQFHQKFPNVMVAVDANRTNGIQELLSQSQKPEIILLDDAYQHRKVKAGFYILLTSYDDLYADDFMLPTGNLRESRSGAERANIVVVTKCPKVLSDEKQTEIRLKLKLSCSQQIFFTFIDYDEVIFGTSEKIAVSDIKSESKVLLAGIAKPKPFFEYLKNENDECLTFPDHHHFSGADIETILAKANGRKIITTEKDYVRLKDSKLVSQLYYLPIKSSFLNHQQNFDATILEYVRLNLGS; encoded by the coding sequence ATGAACTTACTTCGAAAAATACTTTTCCCTTTCGCCGTTTTGTACGGATTTATCACTTCAGTTCGTAATTTTCTTTTTGATAAAGGAGTTTTAAAATCGACTTCATTTGATCTTCCTGTTATTGCTGTTGGAAATTTAAGTGTAGGCGGAACAGGAAAAACACCGCAAATTGAATATTTGATCCGATTATTATCTGATAAATATAAAGTAGCTACTTTGAGCCGTGGTTATAAAAGAAAATCTGAAGGTTTTGTTTTAGCAGATCAAACTTCAAATGCCGAAATTTTGGGAGATGAACCTTTTCAGTTTCATCAAAAATTTCCAAATGTAATGGTTGCAGTCGATGCCAATCGTACCAATGGAATTCAAGAATTACTTTCACAAAGTCAAAAACCGGAAATTATCTTGCTTGATGATGCTTATCAGCACCGTAAAGTAAAAGCTGGATTTTATATTTTGCTGACTTCTTACGATGATTTGTACGCAGATGATTTTATGCTTCCAACTGGAAATCTGCGAGAAAGCAGGAGCGGAGCAGAAAGAGCCAATATTGTTGTAGTGACCAAATGTCCTAAAGTTTTATCTGATGAAAAACAGACTGAAATTCGACTAAAGTTAAAATTGAGTTGTTCACAGCAAATCTTTTTCACTTTCATAGATTATGATGAAGTGATTTTTGGTACGTCCGAAAAAATTGCTGTCAGTGATATTAAATCAGAATCTAAAGTACTTTTGGCAGGAATTGCAAAACCAAAACCTTTCTTTGAATATTTAAAAAATGAAAATGATGAATGTCTGACTTTTCCGGACCATCATCATTTTTCGGGTGCCGATATAGAAACAATTCTGGCTAAAGCTAACGGAAGAAAAATAATTACAACTGAGAAAGATTATGTTCGTTTAAAAGATTCCAAATTGGTTTCACAATTGTATTATCTTCCAATAAAGAGTTCGTTCCTCAATCACCAGCAAAATTTTGACGCAACAATTTTGGAATATGTCAGGCTAAACTTAGGATCTTAG
- a CDS encoding Txe/YoeB family addiction module toxin: protein MGKYFVDFEEVARKDLKNHYKSGNKATIKKIEKMLLELTEDPFSGEGQPEELKYNYKGYWSRKINKKDRLIYRVEEEIVTVVIVSAMGHYSDK, encoded by the coding sequence ATGGGGAAGTATTTTGTAGACTTTGAAGAAGTTGCCCGTAAGGATTTAAAAAATCACTATAAATCAGGAAATAAAGCTACTATAAAAAAGATTGAAAAAATGCTTTTAGAGCTAACCGAAGATCCCTTTTCTGGAGAAGGACAACCAGAAGAATTGAAATACAATTATAAAGGTTATTGGTCAAGAAAAATCAATAAAAAAGACAGGTTAATTTATAGAGTGGAAGAGGAAATAGTTACTGTTGTTATAGTTTCTGCAATGGGTCATTATTCAGATAAATAA
- a CDS encoding alpha/beta fold hydrolase, translating to MKIKKGIRFITLKSVGSYINFLSYVRPQRAMELSYALFSQPRVGRFKKEKLPKILRDTETETFHHNEHHFQTYIWKGNETKILLVHGWESNSSRWKKTLPHLQKSGSTIIALDAPAHGQSSGKEFNVPLYAEFINKAVEKYQPEIIIGHSIGGAACVYHQYLFPNTSIAKMVILGAPSDLKTLIDNYISMLSLNNRMLPLLENKFINRFNFKLEDFSGEKFASQFTIPGFIAHDTSDNIVAFAEGKKLASNWKNSQFIETTGLGHGMHDDDLYDKVIEFLFEGTK from the coding sequence TTGAAAATTAAAAAAGGAATTCGTTTCATCACATTAAAATCCGTTGGATCTTACATTAATTTTTTGAGTTATGTGCGTCCGCAAAGAGCCATGGAACTTTCTTATGCTTTATTTAGCCAACCCAGAGTTGGTCGCTTTAAAAAAGAAAAACTCCCAAAAATCTTAAGGGATACAGAAACAGAAACGTTTCATCATAACGAACATCATTTTCAAACTTATATCTGGAAAGGAAATGAAACCAAAATCCTTTTGGTTCACGGCTGGGAAAGTAACTCGTCGAGATGGAAAAAAACATTACCACATCTTCAGAAATCCGGAAGCACGATAATCGCTCTTGATGCGCCTGCCCACGGACAAAGCAGCGGAAAAGAATTTAATGTGCCACTTTACGCCGAATTTATCAATAAAGCAGTCGAAAAATATCAGCCTGAAATTATCATTGGACATTCTATTGGCGGCGCAGCCTGCGTTTATCATCAATATTTATTTCCGAATACCAGTATTGCCAAAATGGTAATTCTTGGTGCTCCGTCTGACTTAAAAACTTTGATTGATAATTACATTTCAATGTTGAGTCTAAATAACAGAATGCTTCCTCTTTTAGAAAATAAATTTATAAATCGTTTTAATTTTAAACTGGAAGATTTTTCAGGGGAAAAATTTGCATCCCAATTTACTATTCCCGGTTTCATTGCTCATGATACTTCAGATAATATTGTGGCTTTCGCCGAAGGAAAAAAATTAGCCAGCAATTGGAAAAATAGTCAGTTTATTGAAACAACAGGTCTAGGTCATGGAATGCATGATGATGATTTGTATGATAAAGTGATTGAGTTTCTTTTTGAAGGAACAAAGTAA
- a CDS encoding antibiotic biosynthesis monooxygenase family protein, producing MIAVIFEVIPNEGKKDEYLDIAASLRPELNYIDGFISIERFQSLADPGKILSLSFWRDEESIQQWRNLEMHRHAQAKGRNGIFKDYHLRIATVVRDYGMSERKETPEDSSQFHS from the coding sequence ATGATTGCTGTAATTTTTGAAGTTATCCCAAACGAAGGAAAAAAAGATGAATACCTTGATATTGCAGCAAGTCTTCGTCCTGAATTAAACTACATAGATGGATTTATCTCCATTGAAAGATTTCAGAGTCTTGCTGATCCCGGAAAAATATTGTCTCTATCTTTTTGGAGAGACGAAGAAAGCATTCAGCAATGGAGAAATCTTGAAATGCATCGACATGCACAAGCAAAAGGAAGAAACGGGATTTTTAAAGATTATCATTTAAGGATTGCAACTGTCGTTCGTGATTATGGCATGTCTGAAAGAAAAGAAACTCCAGAAGACAGCTCTCAATTTCATTCTTAA
- a CDS encoding DUF2683 family protein, with amino-acid sequence MTTIKINERTKSGKAFMAMFEAFFKGVDGIEVVETDSKKTEKEESFYSPEFIEKIKKAEANIKKGKTTRLNPEDIWGSIL; translated from the coding sequence ATGACTACAATAAAAATTAATGAACGTACTAAATCAGGGAAGGCATTTATGGCGATGTTTGAAGCTTTTTTTAAAGGTGTAGACGGAATAGAAGTAGTTGAAACCGATTCGAAAAAAACTGAAAAAGAAGAAAGCTTTTATTCTCCTGAATTTATTGAGAAAATTAAAAAAGCAGAAGCCAATATTAAAAAAGGAAAAACAACAAGATTAAATCCTGAGGATATATGGGGAAGTATTTTGTAG